The sequence below is a genomic window from Trichosurus vulpecula isolate mTriVul1 chromosome 5, mTriVul1.pri, whole genome shotgun sequence.
TCCTGGGGGAGCCCACGGCCCCCGGCCCCCTCTGCCGGCAGCTTTCTCACAGTCTACATGTCAGTAGCAGGCTCGGAGCCTGAGAGctccagagagggaaagggagagcaggctgcggggaggggaggagagggagagagggaagaaggaagggagggagggagagggagggagagagggaagcgggggggggggggagcagaggAGGACCCGGAGAGCGCCAGGCAGCTGGAGTTTTTGCAGCGCTTGGCCGGGCTTCAATGCACAGCAGCGGCGAGCCGCGGCGGCAGCAGGCAGCCTGTGAGCTCCGGCGGCGGCGGCCGAGCCAGCGGCAGCCCAGCTCGCTGCCCCCTGCAAACTTTCCTACCACCTCGTCCGAGGGGCCAGGGGGACAGCCCAGAGCACCCGCACCAGAAGCAGCCCctggagccgccgccgccgccgccgccgcaacCCCGGCAGTCCCAgcagccgcagcagcagcagcagcagcagccgcggcagcagcagcagcagcagcagccgcggCAGCAGCTCCAGTGGcggcagtagcagtagcagcggcggcagtagcagcagcagcagcacccagTCTCCCCGGGGAGCAGCTGCCGAACCCCGAGTCCCTTGGCACTGCCCCCCGAGCCCTCCAGGGGGGACACGAGTGGTGCCTGGCCAGCTGACGCCTGCCTCCGGAGCTGGTGGCCgcgtggggggcggggagggtgcCCACGGTGGAGGCAAGAGCCCCGACTGGCTGGGGAGAGCTGCAGTGCCAGGGGAAAGCGCTCCCAGCCCGGCCACCCAGGCACCCGGGGCTGGGGAGCCGCTGGACTTGGGCGATGGGCGGCGCTCAGTGACGCCGCCGTTGCCCGCTTGGCATCAAGGACATCGAGCCCtccgggggggtggggtgggggtgcaggGGGCAGCCCCCGATCGTCATTGCAGCCGCGGAGAGCCTCCACTGCTGCCCGGCTTTTGGGGGTAACTGGACGAAAGAGGGGTGCTTGGAATCGcttatcaattttttttggaCATTTCTCCCCCTCGGACGTTGGAAGAGGATCTGTTCAGAGCTAAAGGCTTTACATtattcttggtttttcttttcctttttaaacccCTTTCCTTTGCATCTGTGGAGTATTTTTGTTTGGGATTTGGGATTGAAGAGGCatacagagagacatacacacacgcacatacagagggagagacagagggagagagaggagagagagagagagagagagagagaaagagagagaggcagagacaccaTCTGCAGTGTCAATGCGGCGCTCCCGCTGAAGGAGGGAAAAGCGGCAATCCCAGGTAAGAAGCTGAGAAGCGTGCGGGTCCCTGCCGGGGAAGGAGGACAGAGCAGCGGCCAGGCCGGGGGCTCCTTccctgtccgtctgtctgtccgCAGCATCCTTGGGCTCCGGGAGGGTAGTGTAGAGATGGAGAGGAAGTGGGTGAAGGGAGGTGTCTGGGCGGAAACGTCCCCAGGTCCTGGTGATTCCCCCACTCACCCCTCAAACCAGCCCGGCTCCAACCAATCGTGCGCaccaccaaacacacacacacacacacacacacacacacacacacacacacacactcacacactcacacacacactctcacacacactcacactcacacacactttCCACCTGGAGACCTGCTTAGGTGCAAAGCCACGAGAATAGgtatttctcctcttttctctctctcttctgactCCCTACGTTCCGACTTCTCCACAGCACGACTTTAatggtgtttcttttttttccccttccttttaaaaaaatctttttagaaTACAACATTTCCCTTCTCCCCGTAGCAGCTGAGGGAGTATTTCTGAGTTCCCAGCTTTTTTAAGTgtacctgccttttttttttagggggtgaGGATTGGGCGGGGGGGTGAGGGTTGAAACCTGATCGTTGGTCTTCTGAGATCCGCCCTGTGCAAACGCTGCTCGGCAGTCCTTAGGACCACTCTGggattttaattattattataattttgggGAAGTAAATGGGTATGCTCTGGAAGCCAGAACGTCTTTTCCCCAGTAAAAAGCAGCTCGGGTGCCACTCTGAGCCAAAGCCCAGCACTGCTTCTCTGGAAATGAAACGGAGTTCAagctttggggggtgggggggggggcttaaGGAATGCTTCCCTCGAGGGATTTTTATATTGGCTTGTCCAGGGACAGTGTGGGCCCTCTGAGATTCACCAACTCACAGACATAGTCACTGGGTGAAGCTCAGACAGGATTGGGGAAAACTGAGTAAGGGATACCTGACTGGGTTCTCTCCTTTGCTTTCCCTTTTTACGTGATAGTATGGGACAAACATGTTTCACCCTgctgtctcccctccccaacccaccctGCCTGAACCTGTCACATTCCTTTAGAGGTGTGTAGTTGAGGAAGAGGAATGGGAGGGGGTATTCCTTGAGGGAGGTGGCATGGGGATGGAGTAGTGGAGATACTTTCATTTCACCACCATCCAGATGGTAACTGTCTTTTAAGTAAGACGctttcttggttttagatagaatcTCCCTCAGCCCAGCTGATCTCGCCCTTGGACAATCTATAAGAGGCACCAGCATCCCTACAAGCCTTTAGGGTGGTTGCCTCATTCTTCCAAAAGCTCTTTCTAGGCTCCTTGGTTGCTTCTCATTTTCTAAACTTTTCCTGGACTGGATGCTCCAGAAGGGTCTTCCCAGCCTCACCAGTTCTCCATTCAAAGAGCAACTCACCTGGGAATTAAAAGTTTGAACAAGAAGGATGGATGATCTAGAACCGAAATGATTTAACCTGGGTTGTTTGACAATATGGTGCAGATAGATGTTAATATAGGTATAAATCTACTTGTAGATACAGAGTCAGACCTGGATCTATCCCTTATTAAGTTAGTGCACTGGAAAATCTTATAACAGTGCACTAAGATcatgttttttggggggtggggagggaagcttTCTGAACTAGGGAGGAAAGTCTGATGTATGTCTCCAAgcaaataaaaaagtcaaaaggaaaaaaaagacacccCCCAAACAAGAGGTCAAGGTTGGGTGGAGTTTCCGGGGGATGGTTTCTGCAAATCCTTGAAGAAAGGCATGGAAATGGTGATTTTTATCAGccagtctccttttctggcatttccaaactttttcagcTTCTAGGTCTCCGGTTAGGACAGGGAGAGGCAGAGTTGGTACCCTGCGAGGAGGATTGTATTCTTGTGTGCTATGTGAGCTGCCCTTTGATGGATTGAAAAGGgtggaaggaaataaagaggaGCCACCACAATGGAAAGAGCCCAGTGGGGAGAAAgatgattttccttttcagaatggTGTGAATCTGCACACATCCAACCCCCTCCCACTTCTTCCACCACACATACCCTCAGAGCTTGGCTGTATACATCCGCTTGTACAACCTTGCCTGACAATAGTGCCCGGAACAAGTCTCTTTTCTGTGCTGCAACAGGAACCTGAATTTATGCCCTCAAATTATGTAGATAGGGacaactgatccaaacattcagcagcacatggaTTTTTATAGAAATATTGTACTATGGCAACAGTGGGATGCCTCCCAGGTAAACAAATATTCCCTCATAAGACCTTGTTTGAGGAAAAAGGGTTTTAGGGACATGTCTCTCAAATGTTTATAGATCTTTCCCCTGGATTCCTGCTCCATTCTTAGCCTCCCTACAGCCCTGTTTTCCTTCAAtatcctccccccgccccaatctCTTCTGCCTTCATGTGTTTGCACAAAAGAAGAATTTAGATTGCTTTCGATGTCATTTTCATTCAAAGCAAGGAGTGGTTATGCTAAGCTTCTAGGTTCAAAAATCCCTACATTTTCCCACTAAGCAATAGACATAAAATTGGTTTCTAGTACAAATCAAGCATTGATTACCATCTGTGCAAAACCTATGTGTAATGGAccttattttcctggttctcttgCCCAACCTTGGACTATGTCACATCTCATCTacccttgtttctttctttttaatttctcagGGGTCTTAATCATTTTGCAGGTAACTGTGTTGGAAAGAAAAAATCCCAGCCATGAAGGAATTGATTATGTATGGCAGATCTAGGATGCCTTATGTGCTACAAGCTTTCTTGGGTTGGTGCTGGAAAGCTAGTTGCCCTCAGGCTTCCAGAGAGAACATCTACCTTCTTCtaggagccttttttttttccagtttcagaGGACTTTATCTTGGATGCACACTGATGTTTGGCAAATATTTTTTGGAAGACTAGGAGACAGTtaacttatttcctttttccttctccccctcctcctgctgCTCATTGCTGCTCCTCTCTGCAGACAGTGAAATCTGAATAGTAGAGCCTATGGATTGCCTACACTCAATCTCCCCTATTATTTTAACCACAATGAGTGTTGTTTGGGACAAGACTCAGGACCTTTTGGGAACTGAAATCTTTGGGGGTGTCAGTGAGCCAATTGGGGCAAGGGTAGTAATTTAAGTAGCCTGGATGTGTAGTTATAACCATTGTATGATTGGGAAAGAGAGAGGCTCTAGAAAATGCTTATCTTAGTCCCGTTCTCCCCATGGTCATTTAAATAAGGCATACAAGTGGTGATGGATCAAAGGCATTATAAGAGACTACTTGATATGGTTCTGtcaataagtcaataaacatttattaagtgcctactatgtgccaggcactgctaagtgctgaggatagaaaaagaggcaaaagacagtccctgccctcaaggagctcacaatctagtgggtttttttaatgtagaaaaaGGAGTAATGGAGTAGGAGCTGGAAGacgtgggtttgagtctcagctctgccacttattggtCATGTGAAGTAgggtaaatctttttttcttccctgcgcctcagtttccccacctgtcaGATGGGGATAATATTGCCAGCCCTGCCAACCTCATAGAGTTGATATAAGGattaaaggaaataatgtatGTGGCAGCTTTAAAAAGTACAAGATGTGAAGAGGgggaggatgatggtgatggttaTGATGATGTAggaaaaactattttataaacaCGGGCTGTGTCTGCACAGGGAAACAAATGTACCAATAGTGTACCATTGTCCAAGGTACCCTATGAAGTGAAACCGGACCGGACTCTAAGGCCGTTGTAAGagacttcccccttccccttctatatTAGCACCTGCCTAACTCCCACCTTTGACTAATCCACCTCCTGGCTTTTTGCACACATCCGCCTGCCCATTGGCCCTCAAATTTGTGGCACTCCAAGAAATCAATATAACATGAACTTAACGACAGCTGGATGATTAAGTGTTATTTATATTTAAGAGCGGCATTTTAAAAAGACGTCTGGCTAATAAATCAAGCGGCTGTTTAGGAGATCCACATGATTAGGGTAATTGCCCTATAGGCTCTGATGAGCACTGCTTAGTCCATTCAGAGCCATGCAGACATTGGCTATTAATAAGGAGTGAAATACCACCTCCACTCCCATAGCCTCCccacccttcctctttcttctccctccctcactgtctactttcccctcccctctgccaagTCTATAACATTAAAGTTGGAGCATAAAGCTGGAGTCAGCAGTGAAACTGAAGGAAACCCATGCTGCTAGGCAATAATAGATAGGctttaaaaacataaagaaaacaaGGCAGGCGTCATGATTCAGAGAGCAGAGACATGACCTCCTTCTGTGGGCCTGAGGCTTGGTCCCTCTCCTTGGTAGatattaaattcaatttaatccaacaaGCACTTTAAAatggtgctgggaatacaatggCAAAAGCCAACCCCCCATGCCCATTCTATTCTACCAGGATTGCTTATATAGCCAAGAATCAAGATTTTCTGGGTACCAGATTTGGTTCAAGACTGAGGccctggaagggaaggaaataagcatttattaagcacctactatgtgcttaaaagacactgtgctaagcgcattacaaatatgatcttgtttcatcctcacaacaatcctaggggctaggtactattattatccctgttttatagttgaggaaactgaggcattcagtggttaagtgacttgttcaaggtcacacagctagtaagtgtctgagtctggatttgaactcaggtcttcctgattctgtgtCTGGTTCTCTATTCACCGTATCACTCACCTTGGCATTAAATGCCTGTCACAGTCAGGCTCTGGCCTACCTATCTAGGTTTATTGCACATGATTCCCTTTCAAATACTCTCTGTTCTAGGCAAAGAGGCCTATTTACTATTCCCCCTCTACACAGGTTCCATCATCCCCTGTCTGTACCAATGCATAGGCTCTCTCTCCTCCATGCTGGAGTGTTCTTGATCCTCCTCTcagcttcttagaatccctgccTTCCTCCAAACCTCAACTCAAGTGATACCTCCTACATGAGATCCCCCCTATTTCCCTACCCATCCCTTCCCCCATAAGTACTTTTCCATATCACTTTGCATTTACTCtgcatatatttcatatttatttttatctgtgtGTACATTGTTTCTACTCAGCAgattaagtttcttgaggacacaGAATTACTATTTCTTGTCTATGAATTCCCAGAGTCTAGCAcaattcctggtacatagtaggtaggcccttaataaatacttattgaatgaatgaatgaaagtcatCAGCGCCTTAAGCATGAAAGGTGTCCATTACTCATGGGATGTTAATCTTGGATTCCCCTTAATGAAGGATGAGCAATGGATATCCAAAGTGAGAATACTGTATAGATCTTTTCACTGGTTTTGGTCCACGTGAAAATTCTGTGCCGTGTCCTGCATACAAACAGGAAGATCTATTCAGGAAGGATGCTACGGGTCACCCTTGAGGATACTGAGTGGCttaggggaaagagcactggttgTCTTGGAATTTGAATCCTTACTTGAGGGACACGGGCGAGTCTCAACTTCTGTGAGTTCTTCTTCTATAAAGTGATGACTTAGATGATATCTCTgattccttcctgctctaaccTTCAATGAATCTATGAATCCAGAGACTCTGTCCTTGGCTTTTTTTTGCCACTGGCTAATTTTATGATCTTGGGGGAAAAATCAATgtatttctctgagactcagttttcttgtaTGTAAAGTGGGAAAATGCTTTGAATCTCaagattttaaagttggaaggaaccctatttgctttttttaaagtagtagtCGTTTAATCTAATACTTTCCATTTATAGAGGATGGAAATGAGGCCATACAAGCAGcaaggggaagagccaagattgTTGTATTCTTTATGACCTATcctttgattgattgaaaaggaaatggagaagaacCACCACAACGGAAAGAGCCCAGTGTGAGGAAAGATAACTTGAGGCTtggtttaaatctaattcacttttcACCACATACTTTTTCTTGGATGTAAATTCGCACCATGCCCATAGCTTACTTGTAGATAGTTTATTGAGCCGAGTTATTCCTGACAACAGCTATCACTTATTTGGCCCTCCGTTTGTTGGGGGGAAAAGATTTTGAGTGAAGGATTCACTTCTGTTCTGAAATCCACAAGGCTTATGATTTTTCACTCCTCCCAGCAGCTGCTTGAATACTGTTAATGGACTTTGTTCTAGGGTTCCTGACTCTAGAATCccaggggtggggtagggaggacaGTTTTGCATGGCAGAGTTGTAATGCCTCCCCTTTTAGCAACTGGCCTCCAGACTTCGGCTAGTTTAGACCTGTTGGGGGCAACTCTAGTGGGCTAGCCTGCAGCATCTGCATTAGGCCTGTTCTCTAGAGATAATGATCATGAACTGGGGCTGATGGACTGGCTTGCTGATTTTGAGGACCATGATGAAGTTGGGACAAGTGCCTGGGGAGGATTGTGGGAGCTCTTTGCTTAGGCTCTTGAGAACATACAGTCAAGTGCTTGAGAGTGGTTGTGTCTGGTCTTTCCCAGAGATAGGCagatgaactagatgacctcatgTCTTTCTGAGTCATATTCTAGCAAAGAGCCCTGGCTAATTTTCTCTGgattatccttatttttttccttctaaaaaggCATTCAGCTACATATACATTTAAATTAAATCGatgaatatttatttagcaccagcTATGTGAGGAGCACTGTACACTCTACTAAGCGAGAGACAAAGTGTGGATAAGACACAGTATCTAACCTCATAGTGCTTATACTCCAGCGGTGAGATCTGACGTGTACACTATATTGAAAAACAACATATTTGTACATTAAAAAGATCCAAGCATCCTCCAGGGAGTGTGATAAAGTAAATAGATATGGACTCTAGATTCAAGTTGGTCTCTTACACTTATTATCTGCataacctgggcaaatcacttaatctcctccTGATCTGACTTAATCtttcctgtaaaataaagaggttagatTAGATCAAGGGTCAGCAAACTACAGCCTGAAGCTTTTGTATGgcctttacatttttaaatcaaGTTTTACTGtattaaaaaggttaaaaacccccATTCTTAACTCAGGAGtatacaaaaacaggcagcagGCTGGATTTGGCCCACAGGCCCCGGGACTAGATGGTCTCGGAAATTCCTCCCAGCTCTTTTAGATGCATAGACTTTCCTTGCCTGACCAATATTCCAACTGTTACTTTTATGGAAAGGGAATCATTTGGTAGACTTGGAGTTTCTTCATCATCCGGTCGTTGGCCCAGCAGCTGCTGGCGAGATGAAAGGCAGGCTAGGATTAAATCCCCACAGAAGAGAGGGCCCTGAGAAGGCTAACAGTTAACAGGTGTTTCCAAGCTTGCAGGCACTTTCCTGTCTGCCCTCTGGACTCTGGAAACTTCCCCCACCCTTTCTATGGATCCTTGTCCTTGGATACAGCAAATTGGATTTGGGGATGTTTTGTCCCCTCTGACACAAAACAGATCACTTGCTAAGAGGATATTCTCTGGCAGACAGTGCACGGAACAGCCTTAGCAGAATCAATCCCATGCTCCTATAGGATAGAAGCAGTCCCTCTGAAAGTTAGAGTCAAAGGAAGTGTGTGGGGAGAAACCAtaagaaatctagaaaaagaaaccaGCCATGTAAAGGCTTCCGTGATCCCCGTACACTGTTCATTTCTCTTTTAGTACGCTCAGTTGCCTCATTTCAGACTGGTAGAGAGAGATGTCCGTGGGGGTCATTTGGTTTCTGTAACTAGAAGGCGAATGAGGCATTTCTGGGCTGTGGCCCAGAGGTCAAGGGCAGTGACTGGAAACAGAACATTGGGGGtgggcttttttccccttcctcttggGAGGCAGGTGTGGATTAGTAGGATATGCAACTGAACTTAGGCCTCGGAACAGGCTGGAGTAAAATCCATCCCATCTTGCAAAGAtgcacttttctctctctctctctctctctctctctctctctctctctctctctctctccccccctgcttctctctcttctctcattcactctctcttctctctctcccttcttttttctttcactctctcctctctctccctttctcctctctctcttctctctcctttcggtcttttctctttcactctctcctctctcccactctctcttctctcctctctcctctctctcattctctccgctcttctctcctctctctcgcTCTtcttttcaggtagtccagctCATGGTTATGAATGAAGTCATGGCTTCTGCACTGAGGACAGTTAACTGAGCTCTGGTGGGTCTGAGGAAAAGCCGCTTGTGTAAGTGATGTAATAAATAactgacaatatttttaaaactctaggtccccaagtgaaACTTTTCCAAGGGGCTTCTCTACAACCTCACTGCCTACAGAAACACCTTGGCCATTCATCAcatgccctcttcccttcctcatcctAGAATTCCTAGGTGGCATACggaatagagttctgggcctggcaataggaaaacctgagttctgatcctgcctcagacccttcctagatgtgtgactctgggcaggtcacttcatctctctcagcctcaagtttcttcatttgtgaaatgggaatagcaataacacctacttcccaggattcttatgaggatcaaatgagatcatttctgtaaagttcttagcacagtgtggcgcatagtaggtgtctaataaatacttgttcccttctttcCAAGGTCGAATCACCGAACTCCTACAGGAGACTTTAGATTCTAGCGCTTATTGCTATGTTTTTGAAGTCGCTCTGCATTACTTTGGAGAAACTTCGTATTTACCTACTTACGAATGTAGGACTTCCTCGTTTCTGCTGCGCCCTCCCTCCAGCTCCTCAGTGCGGGGGGGACGGACGGACAACTCtttaatttttgtccttgtatgcCCACTGCTTAATGCAAAGCCTTATAACTGGTATAATAACTTACTGCTTAAGAGGCAGTGTAGCATAGTAGATAGTGAGCCTGCCTCTCAATTAGGAAGATATAGGCTCAGGTCACATACGATAGGACCATGGTTCCTATAGAGATCTAAGGGTCCCTTACCGTAAAGGCCATCAAGTTCAAacctctctttttacaaatgaagaaactgaggcccagagagatgaagcttAATTTTCCCATAGCTAGGAGGTAtctgaggtagggtttgaacttgggtcttctggatTCCTCATCCGATACCCTCTTCGTTGCGTAGGCAAGCTGCTGCAAGTTGTACCCTTGACTAATACTCTGTGATGGGGGTGGATCGTGTAACCCCTTAGgactcaggcaactctctaagaactGATAGAAGCTGTCACTTTGCTACTATTTGCATATAacgataaaatcacaggtttggtttaacaaataataacaatatggCTACCATTTATACATCACTtgaatgtttgtaaagtgctttgcagatagtATCTCGTTGGATCTGCACCACAGccttgaaaggtaggtgctattatcatcccccttttacagataaagaaactgaggctgagagggaggttaagtgacttttccagagtcacagagtCTGAGGCACGATTTgcattcaggttttcctgatgctaGGCCAAGCGTTTTAAGCAGTTAAGAGatttgctagtaaatgtctgaggcagaatttgaactctgaatTTGTGTAATCCCTGCTCCTGGGAAGGATGAGGCTGGTGGGTGAATTGAGCTGGGGAGGCTAGGTGAATCATGGATGTTCACACTAAGTTCGTCACCAATGGGGTAATAGTACCTGGGAAAGATAGGGGGACCCAATAtcccaccctccccccttccaaacctcccctccaaaagaaaaataatttaatctcagttctgagataatattggtaaagtgcttagcacagtgtctggcatgtagtaggtacttaataaatgcttattgccttcctccatccttcctgGGCTCTGTAAGTCCagtctctgtccactatgccccCT
It includes:
- the LOC118851038 gene encoding ESX-1 secretion-associated protein EspB-like, encoding MAAASRGGSRQPVSSGGGGRASGSPARCPLQTFLPPRPRGQGDSPEHPHQKQPLEPPPPPPPQPRHSSSSSRGSSSSGGSSSSSGGSSSSSSTQSPRGAAAEPRVPWHCPPSPPGGTRVVPGQLTPASGAGGRVGGGEGAHGGGKSPDWLGRAAVPGESAPSPATQAPGAGEPLDLGDGRRSVTPPLPAWHQGHRALRGGGVGVQGAAPDRHCSRGEPPLLPGFWG